The sequence TCAGAAACAATATATTCTCCACGTTGAACTAAAGTTGCAAGTATTCCCTGGGCTGTTTGGTAGCCGGTACTGAAAAGAAGAGCTGCTTCTGAATTAAAAAATTTTGCTAATTTTTCTTCAAGCTGAACGTGTAAATCTATTGTACCGGTAAGATAGCGGGAACCAGAGCAGCCTGTTCCATATTTTTCAATCGCTTTAATCGCAGCTTCTTTAACTTTGGGATGTGCAGTTAATCCAAGATAATTATTTGAGCCAGCCATAATTACTTCTTTTCCACCAATCCTAACAACCGGTCCTTCATTTTCTTCAATTGGTCTAAAGTAAGGATAAAGTCCGGCAGCTTTAACTTCATCTGCTCTGTTAAATTCAAAACACTTTGTGAAGAGATCCAAAATAAACCTCCAGGATATTAACTAAAGTATGAAATGGTTACGAATATCTATATTTTAAGACGTATTTTTCAAAATAATTTATTGCAAAACTATCTATAATCAGGTTCAAAATCAAATGGAATTAAAAATGGAAAACAAAAGTGTTGCAGTTGTAACCGGTGCAAATGGATTTGTGGGTAGTCACTTAGTCGATTTACTTTTAGAAAAGGGTATGAAAGTTAAATGTATAACCAGGCAATCGAGCGATTTGAAATGGCTTAAAGGAAAAGATGTTGAAATTAATAATTGTGGTTTGTTTGATATTGAAGGAATGAAAAAAGTTGTTAAAGGATCAAATTATATTTTCCACGTTGCTGGAGTTGTAAAATCTAAAGAAGCGGAAGGATATTTTAAAGGTAACGTTGAACCTGCAAAAAATCTGTTAACAGCATGTCTCGATTCAAAAGATTCAATAAAAAAGATTGTTATTGTAAGCAGTCTAACAGCTTGCGGTCCTTCCTTGGATGGAATACCTGTGAATGAGGAAACAATACCGCATCCAATTACCACTTATGGTAAAAGTAAATTAGCAGAGGAAAAAGCTGCTCAATCTTTTATGAAAGAATTGCCAATTACTATTTGCAGGGCTCATGCAGTTTATGGTGAAAGAGACACTGAAATATTTATTTTCTTTCAAACTTTTAATAAAGGGTTGATGACAACTCTTGGTATGAAAGATAAATACCTTGGACTTATACACGTTAAGGATTTGGTAAATGGGTTGTATTTGGCTGCGATAAGTGAAAAATCAGCCGGACAAATTTATTTCCTTAGTTCTGAAGAAACTTATAACTGGAAACAGATTGGAGATATAACTTCTAAAGTTTTGTTAATAAAACCAATAAAAGTTAAAGTTCCTCATTTTATTGTTTACAATATTTCTGCAATTGCCCAATTCTTTTCTATGTTTAGTTCAAAACCTGCAACTTTAAATTTGGAAAAAGCCAGAGATCTTGTTCAACCGTACTGGACCTGCGATGTAAGCAAGGCAGTAAATGAACTTGGTTATCGTCAGCAGATTTCTATTGAGGATGGTATAAAAAGAACCTGCGATTGGTATAAAGAAGTTGGTTGGCTGAAGTAAATGTTGAATAATAAATTATTAAATATTCTGCTGATCATTTTACTTATTATTTCAGAAGCAGTTTATCTTTCAATTTATTCTAATTCGTATCCGCCAATTGTATTGTTTACTTTTATCTCGATCTTTAACTCAGTTATTTTTGTTGTGCTATGGTTGTTGTTAAGGAAGATTGAAGCAAACCAAATACTAATTACTATTATTATACTTTCCGGTATAATTTTTAGACTTAGCTTATTTCCAGTTCAGCCAATAGCTTCAGACGACATTTACCGGTATATCTGGGATGGTAAAGTAATGGCTAATGGGATTAATCCGTTCAGGTATTCGCCTGCAGATACGGCTTTGAATTTTCTCCATTCTGAAACTTTCCCTGCTAAAATAAATCATCCAACAATGAAAACTATCTATCCACCATATTCGCAGTTAATGTTTTATTTTGGATATAAATTATTTGGAGAGAATGTATACGGAATTAAAATTCTGCTTTTCATTGCAGAATTGCTTTCAATCTTTTTATTGTACTTATTATTAAAGAAACTAAATCTTCCAGCAATCAATTTAGCTCTATATTCACTTTGCCCATTACCTATTATGCAATTTATGGTTGATGGTCATGTTGATGGAACTGGTTTTCCGCTGCTACTACTCTTTTTCTTTTTTTATTTAACTGGCAAAAAGGTAAAATCTTATTTGATGATAGGTTTATCCATAAGTTCTAAATTTGTTTCAGGAATGATACTTCCATTTGTTTTTAAGGACGAAAAAGGGAAGAATAAAATAATTGTAATTATTGTTCCAGTATTAGTACTTATCATAACTTACATTCTATTTATTCTAAATGGAGTTTTTCCTTTTGAGTCACTAATTCAATTTTCTTCAAACTGGATTGCCAATAGTTCTATTTTTACAATCATTTTGGAAATTACAAAAAACAATCAGAATGCACGATTAATTTCTTTAGTACTATTTGTAATTTGCGGAGGATTTCTGTTCTTCTTACGCAAAGAATTTTTAGAAAAAGTGTACCTTATTTTCATGCTGTTCTTTTTATT is a genomic window of Ignavibacteriales bacterium containing:
- a CDS encoding NAD(P)-dependent oxidoreductase; protein product: MENKSVAVVTGANGFVGSHLVDLLLEKGMKVKCITRQSSDLKWLKGKDVEINNCGLFDIEGMKKVVKGSNYIFHVAGVVKSKEAEGYFKGNVEPAKNLLTACLDSKDSIKKIVIVSSLTACGPSLDGIPVNEETIPHPITTYGKSKLAEEKAAQSFMKELPITICRAHAVYGERDTEIFIFFQTFNKGLMTTLGMKDKYLGLIHVKDLVNGLYLAAISEKSAGQIYFLSSEETYNWKQIGDITSKVLLIKPIKVKVPHFIVYNISAIAQFFSMFSSKPATLNLEKARDLVQPYWTCDVSKAVNELGYRQQISIEDGIKRTCDWYKEVGWLK